The following are encoded together in the Rana temporaria chromosome 12, aRanTem1.1, whole genome shotgun sequence genome:
- the PFDN4 gene encoding prefoldin subunit 4, with product MSATMKKAVAEDVNVTFEDQQKINIFARNTSRINELKDEIELKKKELQNLEDACDDLMMLDDSLLIPYQIGDVFISHPQEETQEMLEAAKKAVEEEMEALQSRVESIQQVLSDLKIQLYAKFGNNINLEAEDS from the exons ATGTCCGCCACCATGAAGAAAGCG GTCGCTGAGGACGTCAATGTCACCTTTGAGGACCAACAGAAAATTAACATCTTCGCCAGGAACACAAGTCGTATCAACGAGCTGAAAGATGAGATTGAGCTGAAGAAG AAGGAGCTCCAGAATTTGGAGGACGCCTGCGATGACCTCATGATGCTGGACGACTCCCTGTTGATTCCTTACCAGATCGGCGATGTGTTCATCAGTCACCCTCAGGAGGAGACACAGGAGATGCTCGAAGCTGCCAAG AAAGCGGTGGAGGAAGAAATGGAAGCGTTGCAGTCCCGGGTAGAGTCCATACAGCAAGTTCTCTCTGATCTTAAGATCCAGCTTTACGCCAAGTTTGGAAACAACATCAACCTAGAGGCGGAAGACAGCTAA